DNA from Branchiostoma lanceolatum isolate klBraLanc5 chromosome 6, klBraLanc5.hap2, whole genome shotgun sequence:
ggcctaatttgcataattaatgagaaactactgtaaaaccatacaggtaaaggatggcaatttcatacttgtgtcatttggaagttatgtgaatgtgaacattgttgaatcaaattatggtaataaggaccccatttgcataattcatgataaatgttactttgttagcataaccttctttgttacgctcatacttttgttttttgggtgaagaagatcaactggtatgatttataattgatgacaaacacccctgatatgtcagtcataaaggttaaaatcatatggcgaaggtatgaggtcgtggaactctagtttcttatATTAACTAAAATATATCAATCCTTACATTAGGCAAATAGCAAAAAAAAGATGAGAATGTTGAGAAACTGTAGTGTAAACGGTGGTTAAACTCCATATAGTGATACATTTCTATACCTTTTAGTTACCACCTTAAAATCAGTGTATTTACCTTTGTGTATAGGGAGTTGTAGAACGCCTTACGAACGTTCGTTTAGGTTTGTagtgtcatatatatataaagttgtTCTAATTATTTTGACGCTATTCTGACGTTACAGTTCTAGAGCATAGCTATAGCGACCGTGTTAGGATCTTAGTACGGCTTGCGACTGGGAACATAGTGTCAAGCTGTCTTGTGAAGAATCACTCACAAAACATGACGAAATCTGTAAAGAAAGTGTCTTCATGGGCCAGTTCTCGCAAGGAGATGCCCAAGAAGATGTGTAAGAAGTTGCTCGGTGCGGACCCGAACCTTGGATGGAAGCTGGGCGGAGAGCTGGTCATCAAACGGCTGTTGGGCTCAGATGTCGTCCCGGTGTCCTGCCCCGAAGACTCGGCTTGCTTCGACCTCGGCACCATCCTGGTGAAAGATCCCCAGTCGCTGACCGCCAAGGCCGCCCACCGTCACACAACTCTCCGGGCGATCGGCACCGTCCAAGACATGAGCGTGAGCGCGCCGGCTAACCTGCGGACGATCCTCACCCCCAAGGCCGACCAGAACTGGGAGGCTCCTCCCTCGGGCTTTCCGTGGACCCACACGATCGGGAACGAGCACGATGGCGAGAGGAAGAGGTTCTACGTCAAGGTGGACAGCGTCGTCAAGGAGGTGGTCCACCTGACTCTCAAGAAGGGTGACCTGCGTCTTCAAATGAACAACAACGACGACTTGAGAAAAGCCAAGGCTGTGTACGTCGTGACGGAGGCCTTCTACGCCAGCAGTCTGAAAGTTGAGGTGACGGTGGACGATCGCCTGGGGGCGTTCTTCACAGAAGACAAGATCCTGATAGGATTCCGGTACCAGAAGTTCAAACTATCCAAGACTGGCGTGGTCGGACCGGAACTGTCTACAAATATCAGGAGAAATAGGTGAGCCCAAAGTCCTAATTCTTCCTACAAACAAAGGGTATAACACACAGGCTTTATTTCTGTCTGACTTCATTCTCGATGGAAGCATATGACTGATGATTTGAGAAAATGATGTTTTAACCAGACCATGAAACAGACGTATGTTACCTGTTgagtttcttttatcaaaatttTCAGTGCGCCGTGTATTGACGTGTTTGCAATTGTAGGATAATTTTAGAAAGTACGTTGGAGAGGAATGATTAACTGTAACGTTGATGTTCTAGAACATCACATAGTTTTCACATAGTCTCTTTGACGTTCCAAGAAATAAGCAACAAGTTTCCAAGCGCTGACTTAATGCTTTCATTATAATAAATCATCCATATGTTGAACCAACTGATATTTTGCAACATTCTTCATCTGACAGGGAAGCCCACCTTTTTGTGAAGACAAGTTACGCCGAGAGAGTAAGAAAGCCTGTGAACGCTGCTGAGCTGAAGAAGCCTTCTAACACTTCCGTGAACCTGAGCACAAAAACGTCTCTACCAGGTGAGTTTTAACTAGAACTTGACGGACGTTATGTCAGGTATGTCTGTGCAAACGATTATCCTACAGTCTTTAATAGGCAGTGCTGGTATGTATGAAAAGAATGTCATGTTGATTTTAATTCTATACAGTTAAATTTATTTGATGTGGCCAAAATGAAattctgttttttctttcttgataaCTCAGGCATGGCGGAAGATGCAGCGGACCCAAAGTCTCTTCCTGTCACAAAGGACGCGTCCAAGGAATCCTGGGTAAGCGCAgtgagtgacgtcacagaaaagAGCGACAGGTGTCAGGTGGTGGACTTGGATCAGGAGCAGGACGAGGAGGGGGCAAAGGGTGAGACGTCATAGATATAAACACACATGATTGGTAGAAATTATAATTAAATCAAACCCTTCAATTAACTGACATTTCTGATTAAAGGAACATGGAAAAGGGTATGCAACGGGAAGTGAGCGAAAAAATCGAAACAATACTTGACATTGGTAAATGGTTTATCTATGGAAGATGTAATGGTAGGTTGAAACTATGGAATGGAGTATCCATGACATAAAGCATAGCTAATTTCAACTCGAACATTATGACTATgtatatgaaatattgaatgaatACAGATGATACATataaatgaacaaaacaatCATACGTTTCGCGCTCACTATCAAAAAAGTTTGATTTACCAATCATTTTCTTAAgtttatgaaaatgatatttctgCTCTTTTGATTTAATATGGTAGGGCTAATCTAATTTGCCCATGTTACCGTTTTGATACAGACATGACGGAGAGCCAtaaggtgacgtcatcagggcACGAAACTGAGGATGCGAAGTGTCTTGTTGGTTGAGACCAAGAGAGCCCGATTAGTTTTGCTTATGAAATAATATTTATATTTGAGTTGTCAAAAGAATCGAATATCGTGTTATCGCAATTATTAGCCATTCTTGAGATTCTTTTGTAAATGGTTCCTGTAAATAGTAATTTaactttcatacatgtatgaggaaAGTGATAAAGGACAGGGAAACCTTTGCCGATTTGCGTGAAAGACGCATTTTGGGATATCAGAACAAaaaatttatttaaaaaatcataaaaaaagtttttcttgTTGGTTTCAAACGGTAGTTGAATTATTGGCCGCATATCGACTTTATACTTTTCAAAATTCTGAAACACAAGTTCTTTCCACTGTCTATAACCATTCTTATATCTATAAGatatgagagaaaaaaaatcacaaaaagaaCGTATCGCaaatgtttttcttgttgccGCATAACGGCTTTATGAAATACTTTTCATGATTCTGAAAGGATTGTCCTGGTATTTCCAGAAATGTAACCGTTCTCAAAGTTCTGAGATATGAGAAAAGTTATCAAAAtagtttgaaataaagataacacTTATATGTAACGTGTCACATGTGTGGAGTCATGATCAATTATTTCGTTTTTAAGTGAATATTGCCGATTAAACTACATACGTAATCAGTGAAACTGTAATAGCAAAGTCCTTATAAGTAGCACTAAGTAGTATGTAgtattggtttattgcacaaagaAGCATATGGCAGCCTGACGGCTGAATTGCATGCTCATTTACACACTGTCAGTGGAACACTTATATATGTaataaacaaggaggttaaaataggattttaacctccttgtaatAAATAAACATTATTCATTAACTGTAATCATCAAAACAGCTACGAATCTAAAATCACTCTGTAGTACGCAACAAGTTTATAATCACTCTAGGCGTGGTACTAGTACTACGACGATATGATAGTTATGAAAACGTAATCATAACGTTATAGAATAAAAAGTTATAAGTATTCGTTTCAAGTGGTTAGTCTGGGGGGAATCTCAGTGTATATAAGGTAAACGTTCCGCAGAATCGACAGAAAGTTCTTAGTTACAGTCTCTGGCTTAAACTGAGGTGTTAGATATTCTATGCGCGGGCTATTGAGAGTCGTTACCGTAAGTCTTAGGGCTCGTGGTATGAAGGACATTGAATGTTTTTGCGAAGACTAAGCTCGGTCCCCATTTTTCAATGGTCTGTCCCGGTGCACCTGTCCCCCACTGCGCATCCCGTCTGCGCAGGTGACCCTCTTTTCCCGTACCACTCGTGCACAGCTGCAGCTGCTCGCCAGACCTTCTCTCCCAGCTCATTCCTACAGCACAGCTGTAACACCTGCATCAACATGTCGCTGACCAAGCTCAGTATCGATAAGGTCGACGTCAAGGGGAAGAGAGTCCTCATGAGGTAAGGTCGTCGCATCGGAAGATAccgtgcgcccccctccccctttttatAGCCCCGCCCATCCCACTACAACCGGCACCACAAcatcatgttgtatttgctaTTAATATTATGTGTATAACTTAGGCATTGTGCATTCCTGTGTTGATCAAACGATGGGGTGAAATGATTGTAACGTTCAGAAGTGTCAAAGAACGCAGTGCTATGTCTGGTATATGCCTGTCATTGGATATAGCTTCATACTTTAGTTTAGTGGTCATTGTGTATAAGGGTCATTGACCTCTGGATCAGCCATGCTCGCACGTACACCACGTACATTGTACAGGCTATGCAACAGTATTTTACCTTAAGTGAGGGTTAAGGAACTCAAAGGCCGCTGCCTcaaaaggaagaagaaagtATTATAAAGAAGGTTCGACACCTCAAAGTTTTTAGCAGGGTGCACAAGGAAATTTACATAAATCGAACATGTTTGACTTCAGGGGACAATCTGCAATGTGAAAATAAGCTTATGTTTGTCCACTCATTCCCATTGAAAAGCTACTTTTATATAACCTCCAGCAGAGGTCATCATACATGCAGTTGGCTGTAAACGGTATCCAGGAGCAAATTTACGCTGGCCGACCAAAGCaactcatagtcatacagtATTAAATCTGACGtgttcctctaccattcaccacagtttatGCCTTGCTGATATGTGCAGAACAATCTCTTGAAAGTTCTGTGTCGCACTACTTTATAAGCGAACTACTATTGACAACAGGGTCTCCGATAAAAAAAAACGCAataaatttgaaatatgattaCCTCCCCCTAAGGGATTGAGGTGTTTTTTGGTATGTCTGTAAgaatgtctgtctgtgtgccagTCTACTTGTctctgtgtatgtttctgtacTACAGTTTTTGTATATTCTGTTAGAGGATGCATACTGTCAGAGGGTacaaagtctgccatctcttatGCAATTGTGAAATTTAAACATGACATGATGTGCAAATAGTAACAACGTCAAAGTCATTGCTGTCATATTTCTATTTGTCCCCAGTGATTTATCTGAAAAGTACAAATTAGGATATGCAAGTTCAAGCTTGAGCCTCTTTATATACTTCAATTACTTGTCTTGCGAAATGATGTGGTAAAATTTCTATCTTTCCATTACAGGGTGGATTTCAATGTCCCCATGAAGGGAAAGGATATCACTAACACCCAGAGGTAAGTCCATACTTAAGTGTACAACTACAAGAAGGCAAGGTAATTGTATTAAGTTTTCAATGTGTTTAAGTtattaaaatatatatattaataaGGCTAAGAAAAAGTAATTGTCAAGCCTTTTGTTTAAAgactgtactactactagtgatTAATAACTGGAAACATAACATTGAAAACATTAACTTTGTTTTGCTTAACCATGTTTTTGCCCTGATAGTAAAGTATGTAACATAgacataattccaccatggtacataattccgcagctctgaaaagatacatcaaaacagatacatgtactactgcaCTCCTTTATAtctgaactgtgcataccttgggggtgctgcactagagatctcttaaacccactgtttttcaaagtggcagatttatgtgacctggcggattaatgcaTGGTAATGGAGGTTTTATTCAACTTCAGTACTTTTACAATTAGCGAATATCTATATTCTGATAAAAAAACATCCCTTTTTATCTATGTTAGAATCGTGGCAGCTGTCCCCAGTATTAAGTATGCCCTTGACCAAGGAGCCAAGTCTGTGGTACTGATGAGTCACCTGGGTCGCCCCGACGGCAGACGGCAGGACAAGTTCTCTCTCGCGCCCGTGGCTGAGGAACTCAAGAAACTGTTGGGGAGGTAAGGAGGTTCAGTTTGTGTTAATTTTGTAATGATAATACAATGCAAGTTAGCTGAATAGGAAAATTAAAACAATATTTATTAAACACCTGATCTTTTTAGGGATGTTACGTTTCTGAATGACTGTGTGGGTGGGGAGGTGGAGGCGGCCTGTGCTGACCCCGCCCCTGGGTCTGTCATCCTCCTGGAGAACCTACGCTTCCATATCGAAGAGGAGGGGAAAGGAGTGGATGAGGGAGGGAACAAGGTAAGGGCTTTTTATATCATTCTTATATGGTCGTCTTTTCAATGTACTGGTACTTACAGAATGTGCATTGAAAGATGGAATAAAAatctagaaatgcaaaataaaaacatgaaaatgcgaTAAACCCATGTttgtggagagccacacctcaagcacatgaaagaacccatcacacttatcgaaaagagtaggggtccttcctggtgtgagtggatcagaccttacagtctggtccagTTTGACATCTTGAATGAAAAGGTGATATTCACCTGTTATTTCAATTCTTCCACCAATGTAGCATATcttaataaatgaatgaatagataaatgaataaacattaGTTGAACTGTTGATTgctatgctatcattggttgaacggTTAAtggtgatggacagtcaggttCAGTCTTTTGCATCAGAAATTGCGCTGCTGTTTATGATTGATAATCAgatcaggattggtctattctTGCTGCAAGTCATGTATACTATGACTAGTTAAATAATGTTGCTGTGTGCTGATTCCAGGTGAAGGCAAAGCCAGATGACGTGACTGCCTTCCGAACATCTCTGACCAACCTGGGCGATGTGTACGTCAACGATGCCTTTGGAACGGCCCACAGAGCCCACAGGTAGGCCATTGGACAATGGCACCATCCCACTAGTTTCACCCGCAaagactgtaaatgcagaaatgtttgcggtgtttttatgttcgcggtttttgcgaccaccgtttcaccgcaaacttaaaaccaccacaaacatttttgtccaatactgtagcagcatgtgactatttcGCTGACGCAAACTTaacaccaccgcgaacactccattttcgccttagcgtgaaataaaaaccacacaaactcaaaggcatttacagtactgtaaatacatacagtaactgttactttcacggtggtttttatttcaccaaAGGAGGGgcaatttctaacgtctagacatactttgatgtgatgttttctgtcCACAGTTCCATGGTTGGTGTGAACCACACCCAGAGAGCGTCAGGTTTCCTTCTGAAGAAAGAGCTGGACTACTTTAACAAGGCTCTACAGAACCCCAACAGGCCATTCCTGGCTATCCTTGGAGGGTAAGGCTTGATAGACtagctgtccatcacaattagcagttcaaccaataatagcatggcaattaacagttcaaccaatgagagagctaAAACAATACTTTTAGGAGGGGGACATAATACAGCATTGCCATACATGCTCATTGCTGCTATTTTTTGGCAAAGCTTCAGGAGCTAGCCTAATTGTCTGTGGGACTGGAGTGCTCAAAAATGAGTGTTAGTAagggatgaagtctgccatgTCTGATTGCCTTggtagtatatacatgtattaccaccTGCAATGAAAATGGTAATCGAAATTGTACATATGATTGATCACTACCTTGTTCGTATGAAACATTATATATTTTACATAATTAGCATCATACTTCCAGGTCATTTCCTGAAGGCAaggctatttttgggcctgTGTGCAGTACAGCCAGGTAAATGAATGACCACCAACACAATATGATACTTGTTCCTCTTGCTTGAAAAGACTTTTCATCAATTACTTTTGCTGTTTTATGCATGCAGCTGCTTTGCAATCAAAGATGATCCTTCCAACTGATACATTCTCTCTTCTGCTAATggattttggcttcacaacctACAAATTTGTACAATTACTATTGCTTTGAACACTATggtttaaaagaaaatgacaacaGACAATGATGTGGTGGTGGTTAATCATGCCGGCattactgctacatgtactgcAACACTGTTTTTCCAGTAATACGCTTAAAGTTCTAGATAAGATTTTCTTTAGGTTTTTTTGATCAAGGTCAGGATCTCTGCCAGTACAATGAACTATTCTACCACTAGAGGGATCCTGATCGGAGTCTATACATTTTTCTGAATGTGGATATTTGCTTAAAGAACAGAACatttcaacttcgattcatgtcgCTTCAAGTCAATGGATTGAATTTAAACTGTGGATCTACACTGCATAAATGGGAGCCCAACTGAACACATTCCTAACATCCTGATGGCAATATCTGTCGACAGACACTCCAATTGCAATATCTTCGACGATTCTCCTATCTTGCAATCTCTACtccaacatactgtaaatgcagattagcgtttgcggtttttgcgtcaaacgtttcaccgcgaacttaaagccaccacaaacatttttgtccaatactgtagtggtatgtaactatagcgctgctgtgtacttaaacccaccgcaaacactccattttagcCTTAgcgagaaataaaaaccatgcgaacttaaatgcaattACATTATGTTCGTTCTGTATGTATTGGTTGTTAGAATCAATGTGAAAATGCTACATAAAGAATTGGAATGGTTTATAGATCTTTCCAGTTTGATCCATACTTCATAAAATCTACTTTCCCATTAGAATGGTGCAAGACTGAAACTTGTCTGGTGTAGGTATGAATAAATGTGAAAACAATTTATATCTTGTCATACCACACACAGTGCTAAAATCAAGGACAAGATTCCCCTGATTGAGAACATGCTGGacaaggtcaacgacctcatCATCGTGGGAGGCATGGCCTTCACCTTCCTCAAGGTCATGAACGGGATGAAGGTAGAGTATGCTGTCCCCTCTTTCTTAATTCTTAACTGCTATATATGATATGTAGTCTAGTGCTTGCACTGTGTCACTGTGGTTCAAGGACTAAAAAATTATATAGAAATAGAGATTGTTTGAGAAGGATTTTAAACTTTTTTCCTCTTTCTTTCAGATTGGGTCGTCACTCTTTGACGATGATGGGGCCAAGATTGTCGACCAATTGATGGAGAAGGCGAAAAAGAATGGGGTTGCAATCCACTTCCCGGTGGACTTTGTCACCGCGGACGCTTTCTCGGAGAACGCAGCGACTGGCACGGCCACCGTGGAGTCTGGGATACCGGACGGATGGATGGTAAGGGGGCGTGTGGTCGTTTCGTCATTTGTGATACGCAGAAATCTGACAAATGAGCACTGGGGAATGGTTAAAGATGCTTACTTTATAGGGGGCAGTTAGCTTCAGTTGCAAGCATCAAAAGCGCCCCCTATTAATCactgtcagtactgcagcagcacTGCAGACGTGCAATAATTACTTTCACAGCTAAGGGTCCCCACTGCCAAATCGATTGATTGCTTCAACGGAAgcaaaatttgcttcttggTATTTACAATTGTACTGTATTGATGATGTTCTAGGAATCTTATTAGCTTCATCTAAAGCTATACGATATGAACTTTGGAATAGAAGCATTGAAAATGCTAATGATAAGCTCATGCTTTTCCAAATGTTGCCAGAGAAGTGCATTGAAACAAATGTATGGTGGATTTTTGACATACACCATTTCATTGCACTGCTGTAAAACCAAAGATTTTCTATTTCTTAGGCTCTAAGCCATGCATGTCTAAGATGTTTTCATTCTATAAGGAAACATATAGAATTTGTCTCTGTTTTATAGGGATTGGACTGCGGCCCAGAAAGTGCGAGAAAGTTTAAGGAGGTGATACTTCGATCTAACACCATTGTTTGGAATGGGTAAggaattttttgtttgattgtttgcattgcataccctGTAAAtggcctcatggtgtaacacaccaggtttgtactgaagagtacaagctgcatatccggacagatttgtCTTACACCAATGTTAAGACATATCAGatataaaaatttaaaaaaaaacatgtattgtacatcACTGTAGACGgggtgtctttttttctttcaactgtTGTCGAAGATagtattttgaaagacatagatGTAGACAAAGTTTGGCAGTTCCAAGCCCACAGTATTCAGTAGCATGCCTTGTTTGAACCTCAAAAATTTGGCAAGCCCCACAAACAAATCTTTCATTTAGGATTGGCAAACTCaagttacaaaaaaaaatatctaaaatatgCTTTAAGCCCCTAACATAGTATCGCTTCTGTCCCATATTTCACATTACTCTGAGCAAGTTTTCTTGATTCCATCCTAAACCTCTTAATGAAAAAAAGCATATCAATCTCTgacaataaaatgaaaaaaaatgaaatgctaTATGCTTAATATAAGCCTTTTCATGGTGTATGATACTGTAGCTCATAATGATTGAGATGAATGTTTTTTGGCAAGGCCTCTGGGAGGAGGCACTTCTCATGTATTCTTGTTGTATTTTCCAGGCCAGTTGGTGTGTTTGAGTTTGAGAAGTTTGCTGCGGGCACTAAGGGAATGATGGACGATGTTGTGGCTGTTACACAGAAGGGAGCTGTCACTATCATCGGTACATGTTGCACCAAAACATTACCTACTGTTTTTGTAACATGGTTATGATATATATCACCGTTTTTGATCAGTGTGAAATAAGCTTTTGATTTGTCGGTGTCTTGTCTAAAATAGCAATGAAGATCATGAATTCAAACACCAATAGGGCTGTGTACTAGTACATTGATTTTATATTGTGATCTGAACCTGTACTTAAACCACTGTACCTAAATCACTACTGTAACTAGACCATTGTACATGTCCTGACTTGTACATAAACCActgcacctgtacctaaaccactTAACTTGTACCTAAACCACCGTAGATGTATCTAAACCACTGTACTTAAATCACTACTGTAACTTAACCACTGTACCTGTcctgacctgtacctaaaccactgtacctgtacctaaatcaCTGCACATGTACCTAAACCACCGTAGATGTACCTAAACTGCTGTACGTAAATCACTACTGTAACTTAACCACTGTACCTGTCCTGACCAGTACCTAAaccactgtacctgtacctaaaccactgcacctgtacctaaaccactacacctgtacctgcacctaaACCACTGTAAACTTGTACCTGAACattttttaggtacacagccctagcACCAAGAGATTTGGACTATTTCAGCTAACAACATGatataaatgtttttttcttccaggGGGAGGAGACACAGCGACTTGCTGTGCCAAGTTTGGCACGGAGGACAAAGTCAGCCATGTCAGCACCGGGGGTGGGGCTAGTCTGGAGCTTCTGGAAGGTCAGTACTGAAAATTGTAGTCATCTTTTAATCTCATTACGGTGTCTTTCGCCATGTTGGTGTTTCTGTtagcatttcagtgaatcatagcTCAAGCATTTTTGGACATCTCTTGACTACTGCTAAATAGCTCAAAGAATAAGACCACTCGTAGATTccagtacgcatgtgcagtgtcaaaggtgaaggcccctgagacataaacaaaccCGTCTGGatgttgttatgcaaataaagacaatgtcgagacgagaactgttttcAAGCCAGGAGCcttcttcacctttgacactgcacatgtgtactCAAATCTACCAGTGGGCTTATACTAGAGTAGACATTAAAGCTTGctgacaaaacacaaaaatgctttGTACACTGTATgatccattgaaatgcaaatagggacaccaacttGGCTGTTAGCTCCTACCTGTTTTATTGATATAGAAAGTTTGCGAGTAGGCTTTGGCTAGAAAAAATGGCTTAGATTTTAAGAAATGTTTGGTTTAGTGTACAGTATATATTAGATTAGTATACAGTATACAGACAGTGTATACTGTATAGTCACAAGATTTTGATTAGACATATATTTCTTCTTTGAACTGGCTGTtcttgtctatttgtttgtttaaatggtatattctttttcttttttttgaaaGCCAATAGATTCTAAAACACAAGTTGTGGTTGCCACAAAacaactaatttttttgttcCTGTGTGTTTTTCAGGTAAAACATTACCAGGTGTGGCAGCTCTTTCAGACGCCTGAACTGAAGCATGGAGAACCACTGTCAAACTGTAGAGGGGACATTTGAAAATAGTCGGGAAATGGTAGCCTCTATTGGTGCTGTGTTTTCGACACTTGTGTTCAGTACATGAAGGCCTAGGAACAAAATGGTGTGTTTCCAACTGACTCTAAGAAATACCTGCTAACCCTAGACTTTTTGGGTGATGGACTCATGGCAAAGGACAtaaaaattttcgatctgacttctgagtgatgaaaatctCGTAGGATtaattttccaacatgttctcatatctgttgcaatagaaaattCTGCTTCGACATTGTATATCTTTATGATTAAGATCTGATGTTGAAATACCAATGTTTCAATGAATTTCAGTTTTACAatattgttaaactgtattagtgtatattttgttggatcattttgttttttgggggctga
Protein-coding regions in this window:
- the LOC136436401 gene encoding uncharacterized protein, whose product is MTKSVKKVSSWASSRKEMPKKMCKKLLGADPNLGWKLGGELVIKRLLGSDVVPVSCPEDSACFDLGTILVKDPQSLTAKAAHRHTTLRAIGTVQDMSVSAPANLRTILTPKADQNWEAPPSGFPWTHTIGNEHDGERKRFYVKVDSVVKEVVHLTLKKGDLRLQMNNNDDLRKAKAVYVVTEAFYASSLKVEVTVDDRLGAFFTEDKILIGFRYQKFKLSKTGVVGPELSTNIRRNREAHLFVKTSYAERVRKPVNAAELKKPSNTSVNLSTKTSLPGMAEDAADPKSLPVTKDASKESWVSAVSDVTEKSDRCQVVDLDQEQDEEGAKDMTESHKVTSSGHETEDAKCLVG
- the LOC136436402 gene encoding phosphoglycerate kinase 1-like isoform X1; the protein is MSLTKLSIDKVDVKGKRVLMRVDFNVPMKGKDITNTQRIVAAVPSIKYALDQGAKSVVLMSHLGRPDGRRQDKFSLAPVAEELKKLLGRDVTFLNDCVGGEVEAACADPAPGSVILLENLRFHIEEEGKGVDEGGNKVKAKPDDVTAFRTSLTNLGDVYVNDAFGTAHRAHSSMVGVNHTQRASGFLLKKELDYFNKALQNPNRPFLAILGGSFPEGKAIFGPVCSTASAKIKDKIPLIENMLDKVNDLIIVGGMAFTFLKVMNGMKIGSSLFDDDGAKIVDQLMEKAKKNGVAIHFPVDFVTADAFSENAATGTATVESGIPDGWMGLDCGPESARKFKEVILRSNTIVWNGPVGVFEFEKFAAGTKGMMDDVVAVTQKGAVTIIGGGDTATCCAKFGTEDKVSHVSTGGGASLELLEGKTLPGVAALSDA
- the LOC136436402 gene encoding phosphoglycerate kinase 1-like isoform X2 encodes the protein MSLTKLSIDKVDVKGKRVLMRVDFNVPMKGKDITNTQRIVAAVPSIKYALDQGAKSVVLMSHLGRPDGRRQDKFSLAPVAEELKKLLGRDVTFLNDCVGGEVEAACADPAPGSVILLENLRFHIEEEGKGVDEGGNKVKAKPDDVTAFRTSLTNLGDVYVNDAFGTAHRAHSSMVGVNHTQRASGFLLKKELDYFNKALQNPNRPFLAILGGAKIKDKIPLIENMLDKVNDLIIVGGMAFTFLKVMNGMKIGSSLFDDDGAKIVDQLMEKAKKNGVAIHFPVDFVTADAFSENAATGTATVESGIPDGWMGLDCGPESARKFKEVILRSNTIVWNGPVGVFEFEKFAAGTKGMMDDVVAVTQKGAVTIIGGGDTATCCAKFGTEDKVSHVSTGGGASLELLEGKTLPGVAALSDA